The proteins below are encoded in one region of Halichoerus grypus chromosome X, mHalGry1.hap1.1, whole genome shotgun sequence:
- the RPS4X gene encoding small ribosomal subunit protein eS4, X isoform encodes MARGPKKHLKRVAAPKHWMLDKLTGVFAPRPSTGPHKLRECLPLIIFLRNRLKYALTGDEVKKICMQRFIKIDGKVRTDITYPAGFMDVISIDKTGENFRLIYDTKGRFAVHRITPEEAKYKLCKVRKIFVGTKGIPHLVTHDARTIRYPDPLIKVNDTIQIDLETGKITDFIKFDTGNLCMVTGGANLGRIGVITNRERHPGSFDVVHVKDANGNSFATRLSNIFVIGKGNKPWISLPRGKGIRLTIAEERDKRLAAKQSSG; translated from the exons ATG GCTCGTGGTCCCAAGAAGCATCTGAAGCGTGTAGCAGCTCCAAAGCATTGGATGCTGGATAAACTGACTGGTGTGTTT GCCCCTCGCCCATCTACTGGTCCCCATAAGCTGAGGGAATGTCTCCCTCTCATCATTTTCCTAAGGAACAGACTTAAGTATGCCCTAACAGGAGATGAAGTAAAGAAAATCTGTATGCAGCGTTTTATTAAGATTGATGGCAAGGTCCGAACTGATATAACCTACCCTGCTGGTTTTATGG ATGTCATCAGCATCGACAAGACCGGGGAGAATTTCCGTCTGATCTATGACACAAAGGGTCGCTTTGCGGTTCATCGGATTACACCTGAGGAGGCCAAG TATAAGTTGTGCAAAGTGAGAAAGATATTTGTGGGGACAAAAGGAATCCCTCATCTGGTGACTCATGATGCTCGCACCATCCGCTACCCTGATCCCCTCATCAAGGTGAATGACACCATTCAGATTGATTTGGAGACTGGAAAGATTACTGATTTCATCAAGTTTGATACTG GTAATCTGTGTATGGTGACTGGGGGTGCCAACCTGGGAAGAATTGGTGTGATCaccaacagagagagacaccctGGCTCGTTTGATGTGGTTCACGTGAAAGATGCCAATGGCAACAGCTTTGCCACCCGACTCTCCAACATTTTTGTTATTGGCAAA GGCAACAAACCGTGGATTTCTCTTCCCCGTGGAAAGGGTATCCGACTCACCATTGctgaagagagagacaagagactgGCAGCCAAACAGAGCAGCGGGTAA